One Alkalicoccus halolimnae DNA segment encodes these proteins:
- the gltB gene encoding glutamate synthase large subunit, whose protein sequence is MMKHGYPTAQGLYDPREEHEACGIGMIANINGSKTHDIVQNAITILCNLEHRGGQSADVSSGDGAGILTQIPHRFFQKQFHKEDITVPEEGKYGIGMVFFPQEQYERRGSRKIFERIIEEEGQKLIGWRTVPVNDSFVGNEAKKTEPFIRQVIIGQSDDIKDQDEFERRLYIIRKKTEIEVAKKMKTQDFYICSLSTRTIIYKGMLIPEQLDSFFIDLNHPDFKTAVAFVHSRFSTNTFPSWKRAHPNRYTIHNGEFNTLRGNVNWMKAREKMCQSEYFVNDDLEKVLPVIDKNGSDSSMFDNCFEFLHLSGRSLAHTAMMMIPEPWANDNSIKPEKRDFYEYHSTLMEPWDGPAAVGFTDGRHVGAILDRNGLRPARYYVTKSGMIVLGSEVGALDIFADDIEYKERLHPGRMLLVDLEEGRIIPDEEIKMDIAKQKPYREWIDENMVDLDEIPKVKEEKLHNDQENLIEKQLTFGYTNEEMNKILKPLVADKKDPVGSMGYDSPLAVLSKKPQLLYNYFKQLFAQVTNPAIDAIREEIVTQISTTIGGEGSLVNPSAKSCRHIRLNKPVLSNEQLETLRLQELEGFKAVTLPILFDVASGKEGLEPALEQLFAQADEAIENGTTLLILSDRGVNKDKAAMPALLAVSALHHHLIRAGNRTRVSLILETGEAREVHHFATLLGYGAEAINPYLAYASLEEMRNRGEIDPAYTMHDIVYQYVDSVTDGVVKVMSKMGISTIQSYRGAQIFEAVGISKEVIDRHFTRTSSKLDGIGLETIAEEVLLRHIPAYEEERGKQKKLEVGDEFQYRQNGEDHQYNPKTIHMLQHSTRSNDYEAFKEYSRLITDEKNNLQSLRGLMTFKKRDAVPLEEVESVEAICKRFKTGAMSLGAISEEAHEALAIAMNRVGGSSNSGEGGEYPERFTPDENGDSRRSSIKQVASGRFGVKSHFLVNSDEIQIKVAQGAKPGEGGHLPGKKVYPWIAEVRGSTPGVELISPPPHHDIYSIEDLAELIHNLKNANPRARISVKLVSAGGVGTIAAGVAKGRADLVLISGYDGGTGAAPRTSLKHAGLPWEIGLAETHQTLLLNGLRDRIVVETDGKMMTGRDVAVATLLGAEEYGFSTAPLVVLGCIMMRVCHLDTCPVGVATQNPELRKKFIGTAEHVENFMRFVAQETREIMAELGFRTINEMVGRTDILELKESVDHWKGKHLDLSQLLYQPDVKSGQTVYASRKQDHGLEKSLDHQELLPFCEDALENGTPIKGTSSIRNIHRVVGTILGSEVTRRYGLEGLPENTIRLTFKGSAGQSFGAFVPHGMTLKLVGDANDFIGKGLSGGKIIARPSRKSTFKWEENIIVGNVAFYGASGGEAYISGLAGERFCVRNSGVHAVVEGVGDHGCEYMTGGKVVILGETGRNFAAGMSGGTAYILDENKDFDSRCNKELVHLKKLDNKQEIEEVRTMIEKHVDNTLSRKGQRILNNWDKYVSQFVKVIPQDYLIMQERIEYHLGKGLSQFDAEMAAFEDSKKPKVAAK, encoded by the coding sequence ATGATGAAACACGGATATCCTACTGCTCAAGGTCTTTATGATCCGAGAGAGGAACATGAAGCCTGTGGGATAGGGATGATTGCGAATATCAACGGAAGTAAAACCCATGATATCGTTCAAAATGCCATCACTATTCTTTGTAACCTGGAGCACCGCGGCGGCCAGTCAGCGGATGTCAGCTCAGGGGACGGAGCAGGAATTCTAACACAGATTCCACACCGCTTTTTTCAAAAGCAGTTCCATAAGGAAGACATTACAGTTCCGGAAGAAGGCAAGTACGGGATTGGAATGGTCTTTTTTCCACAGGAGCAGTATGAACGCCGCGGAAGCAGGAAAATTTTCGAACGCATCATTGAGGAAGAAGGCCAGAAACTTATCGGCTGGAGGACAGTTCCTGTCAATGACTCTTTCGTTGGTAATGAAGCGAAAAAAACAGAACCATTTATACGTCAGGTAATAATCGGCCAGTCGGATGACATAAAAGATCAGGACGAGTTTGAGCGCCGTCTCTATATAATACGTAAAAAGACAGAAATAGAAGTTGCAAAGAAAATGAAGACGCAGGATTTCTATATCTGCAGCTTGTCTACACGCACAATTATCTATAAAGGGATGTTGATTCCGGAACAGCTCGATTCCTTTTTTATCGATCTGAACCACCCGGATTTCAAAACAGCCGTTGCTTTTGTTCATTCACGCTTCAGTACGAATACGTTCCCAAGCTGGAAGCGGGCGCACCCGAACCGCTATACGATCCACAACGGAGAATTCAATACTCTCCGCGGAAACGTAAATTGGATGAAAGCACGGGAAAAAATGTGTCAGTCAGAGTATTTTGTTAATGATGATTTAGAAAAAGTACTTCCGGTTATCGATAAAAATGGAAGTGACTCTTCGATGTTTGACAACTGTTTTGAATTCCTTCACCTCTCCGGACGTTCCCTCGCTCACACAGCGATGATGATGATTCCAGAACCATGGGCAAACGACAATTCCATCAAACCGGAAAAGCGTGATTTCTACGAATACCACAGTACACTTATGGAACCGTGGGATGGACCGGCAGCGGTAGGTTTTACCGACGGACGTCACGTAGGCGCGATTCTTGATAGAAACGGCCTGCGCCCAGCCCGCTATTATGTTACAAAAAGCGGCATGATTGTTTTAGGTTCGGAAGTAGGGGCACTGGATATCTTTGCTGATGATATTGAGTACAAGGAACGTCTGCATCCGGGAAGAATGCTGCTTGTCGACCTTGAAGAAGGTAGAATTATTCCGGACGAAGAAATCAAAATGGATATAGCGAAACAGAAGCCTTACCGGGAATGGATCGACGAAAACATGGTTGATCTTGATGAAATTCCGAAAGTAAAAGAAGAGAAGCTTCATAACGATCAGGAAAACCTGATAGAAAAACAGCTTACTTTCGGCTATACAAATGAAGAAATGAATAAAATACTAAAACCGCTCGTTGCCGATAAAAAGGATCCGGTCGGTTCGATGGGATATGACTCGCCGCTGGCTGTCCTATCCAAAAAACCGCAGCTGCTTTATAACTACTTTAAACAGCTGTTCGCTCAGGTAACAAACCCGGCCATTGACGCTATCCGGGAAGAAATCGTCACCCAGATAAGCACGACAATTGGTGGAGAAGGAAGCCTGGTTAACCCTTCTGCTAAAAGCTGCCGTCATATTCGTCTGAATAAACCGGTTCTCAGCAACGAGCAGCTGGAAACCCTCCGCCTTCAGGAATTGGAAGGGTTCAAAGCCGTAACTCTGCCTATTTTATTTGATGTGGCTTCAGGTAAAGAAGGACTGGAGCCTGCGCTCGAGCAGTTATTCGCCCAGGCTGATGAAGCCATTGAAAATGGCACCACCCTGCTGATTCTTTCTGACCGGGGCGTGAATAAAGATAAAGCAGCCATGCCTGCCCTTCTCGCTGTCTCTGCTCTGCACCATCATTTAATTCGTGCAGGCAACCGGACGCGCGTCAGCCTGATTCTGGAAACGGGCGAAGCCCGCGAAGTACACCATTTCGCTACGCTTCTTGGCTACGGAGCAGAAGCAATTAATCCTTACCTTGCCTATGCCTCTCTGGAAGAAATGAGAAATCGGGGAGAAATTGATCCGGCCTACACTATGCATGACATTGTTTATCAGTATGTGGATTCAGTGACGGACGGTGTAGTGAAAGTGATGTCGAAAATGGGGATTTCCACAATCCAGAGTTACCGTGGGGCCCAGATCTTCGAAGCTGTCGGCATTTCCAAGGAAGTAATCGACCGCCACTTTACGAGAACTTCTTCCAAACTGGATGGAATAGGATTGGAAACGATCGCTGAAGAAGTACTTCTGCGTCATATCCCTGCTTACGAAGAAGAACGCGGAAAGCAGAAAAAACTCGAAGTCGGTGATGAGTTCCAATACCGCCAAAACGGAGAAGATCACCAGTACAATCCTAAAACGATTCACATGCTTCAGCATTCCACCCGCTCAAACGATTACGAAGCGTTCAAAGAATATTCCCGTTTAATTACGGATGAGAAAAACAATCTCCAGTCGCTTCGAGGATTGATGACGTTTAAAAAGCGTGATGCCGTTCCACTTGAAGAAGTGGAATCTGTGGAAGCAATCTGTAAAAGATTTAAAACCGGAGCTATGTCTCTTGGAGCAATCAGTGAAGAGGCTCATGAAGCGCTTGCGATTGCAATGAACCGCGTCGGCGGAAGCAGCAACAGCGGTGAAGGCGGCGAATATCCGGAACGCTTTACTCCGGATGAAAACGGCGATTCCCGGCGCAGCTCGATTAAACAGGTAGCTTCCGGACGTTTTGGAGTTAAAAGTCATTTCCTTGTGAACTCTGATGAAATACAGATTAAAGTAGCCCAGGGAGCGAAGCCTGGCGAAGGCGGACACCTTCCCGGTAAAAAAGTCTACCCTTGGATCGCAGAAGTGCGTGGGTCTACACCAGGAGTAGAGCTGATTTCACCTCCACCGCATCACGATATTTATTCGATTGAGGATCTTGCAGAGCTGATTCATAACCTGAAAAATGCGAACCCCCGTGCACGTATTTCCGTTAAGCTCGTATCAGCAGGCGGAGTCGGAACGATTGCAGCTGGTGTTGCGAAAGGCCGTGCCGACCTTGTATTGATCAGTGGATATGACGGGGGAACCGGAGCTGCACCGCGGACAAGCTTAAAACACGCCGGTCTGCCATGGGAAATCGGCCTGGCTGAAACTCACCAGACGCTCCTTCTCAACGGACTGCGTGATCGTATTGTTGTAGAAACGGATGGGAAGATGATGACGGGACGCGATGTCGCTGTCGCTACGCTTCTTGGAGCCGAAGAATATGGATTCTCTACTGCGCCTCTCGTCGTGCTCGGATGTATTATGATGCGTGTCTGCCATCTCGACACCTGCCCTGTTGGTGTAGCGACACAGAATCCGGAGCTCCGCAAAAAGTTTATCGGGACTGCCGAACACGTAGAGAACTTCATGCGCTTTGTAGCACAGGAAACGCGTGAAATCATGGCTGAGCTGGGCTTCCGCACTATCAACGAAATGGTTGGACGCACAGACATCCTTGAACTGAAAGAAAGTGTCGACCACTGGAAAGGGAAGCATCTTGATCTAAGCCAGCTTCTCTACCAGCCGGACGTTAAGTCAGGGCAGACGGTTTACGCGAGCCGAAAGCAGGATCACGGTCTGGAGAAATCACTTGACCATCAGGAACTGCTTCCGTTCTGCGAGGACGCATTGGAAAATGGAACGCCGATCAAAGGAACGTCCTCCATTCGAAATATTCACCGGGTAGTCGGTACGATACTCGGAAGCGAAGTAACGCGCCGCTACGGTCTTGAAGGACTGCCGGAAAATACGATCCGACTTACGTTTAAAGGATCAGCCGGACAGAGCTTTGGTGCTTTCGTGCCGCACGGTATGACGCTGAAACTTGTCGGGGATGCCAACGACTTTATCGGAAAAGGCTTATCCGGCGGTAAAATCATCGCCCGGCCTTCACGTAAGTCGACGTTTAAGTGGGAAGAGAATATTATTGTTGGAAACGTAGCTTTTTACGGCGCTTCCGGCGGGGAAGCCTATATAAGCGGTCTTGCAGGAGAACGCTTCTGTGTCCGTAACAGCGGAGTTCATGCCGTCGTTGAAGGTGTTGGTGACCACGGCTGTGAATATATGACAGGAGGAAAAGTCGTTATTCTCGGAGAAACAGGCCGCAACTTTGCTGCTGGTATGTCCGGCGGAACAGCTTATATTCTCGATGAAAACAAAGATTTCGACAGCAGATGCAATAAAGAGCTGGTTCATCTGAAAAAACTTGATAATAAACAGGAAATAGAAGAAGTGCGGACCATGATTGAAAAACATGTAGATAATACACTCAGCCGTAAGGGACAGCGTATTTTGAATAACTGGGATAAATATGTGAGTCAATTTGTGAAAGTTATTCCGCAGGATTATTTGATCATGCAGGAGCGTATCGAGTATCACCTCGGAAAAGGCCTGAGCCAGTTCGATGCGGAAATGGCCGCTTTTGAAGACAGCAAGAAACCAAAAGTAGCAGCAAAATAA